The Actinomycetota bacterium region CACGGCGAGCCGACCCGGTTCCTACCGCGCGACCCACGGGCCGGATAAGGACCTGCACGCCGAGATCACCTTCGCCGACCTCCCGCTGCTGTCCGGCACGTACGCGGTGCGGACGATGGTGCAGACCGAGGGCGACATCGAGCCGCTCGGCACGGGGCGACCGGTGTTGTTCCACATCACCAACAGCAACCCCGGCGCCGGAGCCGTCGACCTCCGACCGAGCATCCGGGTCGAGGGTGAGCCCGTCGAAGTGGTCGATCCGAGGCTGGCACCGTGACGGCGCGACGCCCGGCTAGGAGCGAGCGATGCGACACCTGATGATCGTTGTGCTCGAGAGCCTGCGTCACGACGTCTGGCTCGAGGCCAACCCGACGATCCTCGGGCGTCTCGGACCGGTGGAACGCCGTTTCTCGTACGCCTCGTGGACCGCTCCCTCCCACTACAACCTCCTGATGGGTCTGCTCCCCCACGACAGTCCCACGCACGTGCACGCCTCGGAGCACTACAAGGCGGACATCGCGCGCTACTCGATGCGGCTCGATGTGCCCGACGTGGAGTTCCGATCGATGTTGCCCTCGCTGTACCTGCCGACGTTCCTGCGCGGGACCCTCGGGTACCGCACGGTGGCCCGCGTGTCGATGCCGGTGCTCAACCCGCACACCCCGATCAACCACGACTTCGACGACTACCGGCTCATGCCGAGCCACAACGACTTCCACGGCATCCTCGACGACCTCGATCTGGCGGGCGACGTGCCGACCTTCTGGCTCCTCAACGTCGGCGAGACCCACTACCCCTACGCCACACCGGAGGAGGACCCGGCTGAGTGGCCCCGCATCTCCGGCCTGCACGGCACCCTCCGACGGGTCGGCGAGGACACCGAACGACCGCCGCTGTTCGACGCGGACGAGCTCGCACAGCTGCGCCGGCGTCAGGTCCGGGCGTTGCGCTACCTCGACGGCGCTTTCGAACGGCTCCTCGACACGCTGCCGGAGGACACGTGGCTGATCGTCACGTCGGACCACGGCGAGCTGTTCGGCGAGGACGGCTACTTCGGGCACGGGCCTATCGCCCACCGGCTGGTCCACGAGGTGCCCTTCGTCGAGCGGCTCGCCCGCTGAGAGGATCACGCCCACGGGTACGCTCGACGACCGCGCCCGAGGAGGCTCGGATGCGTCGCGATCACGACCGCCTGCGTGAGCTCGTGACGGAGCGGTCCTGGTACCACACGATGGAGCTGGCACCGGGCATCGTCACGCCGGGCTGGTTCGACACGCGCGCGATCGTCGACCTCGTGCCGCTCCCCAGGGACCTGTCCGGCCGGCGCTGCCTCGACGTGGGGACCTTCGACGGTTTCTGGGCGTTCGAGATGGAGCGGCGTCGGGCGAGCGAGGTGGTAGCTCTCGACGTCCCCGACGCATCCGAGTGGGACTGGCCGGTCGTAGCGCCGGAGGATGTGCGCGAGGCCGTCTCCGCCCGTCACGAGGGTGGTCGCGGCTTCGACATCGCGCACGCGGCCCTCGAGTCCCAGGTCCGGCGAGAGCGCGTCAACGTCTACGACCTCGACCCCACCGACATCGGCACCTTCGACGTGATCTACCTCGGCAGCCTCCTGCTGCACCTGCGCGATCCGGTCGGCGCGCTCGAGCGGGTGCGCTCGATCTGCGGGGGGATGCTGGTCCTGGTCGAGACGATCGACGCGGGGTTGACACGTCGCCACCCGGACCGCGCGGTGGCGGCGTTCGACGGCAGGGATCGTCCGTGGTGGTGGACGCCCAACGTCGCCGCGCTGGAGCGCATGGTCCGCAGCGGCGGCTTCGAGGTCACCGAGGGGCCCGTGCGGCTGCGTATCCCCGCCGGACAGGGTCAGGGCAGGGTCGCGTTGCGCCCCGCGACGCTGCTGACCTCGTCGGGCCGCGCGGCGCTCCGGACCAACTGGCATGGGGATCCGCACGCCGCCCTCGTCGCGCGTCCCCGTGGTTGATGGTTCGGGGCCGGGGGTCGTGACGCGGCGGTTGGTCTGGGTGACACCGGAACCACCCGACCTCAGCGGTGGTGGCGGACAGCTGCGCCAGGCTCACCTGCTCCGTGCCGTCGCGGAGCGGTTCACGACTCACCTGATCGTGCCCGAGACGTTCGAGGACCAGCGTGTGCGGGAGTGGATCGACCGGATCACGCCGGTGCCGCACGACCCGCCGCCTCCACTCGAGAGGTGGGGGCGCCGCAAGCTGCGCCTGCTGCGCCACCAACTGATCGAGCGCCTGCCCTGGGACGAGGCACTCGCGACGGCACAACGTCGCCACCTCGGTGCGGCGCTGGCGAGCGAGATCGAGCCGGGAGACGTCGTGGTGCTGGAACACCTCAAGCTCGCCCCGCTGCTCGCCGACCTGCCCGGATCCGTCCACCGCGTGCTCACGGTGCATTTCGACGGCGCCCGCCAGGCCGCCCAGCGCGCCGCGGTCGCCCCGACCGCTCGCAACCGGTGGTTCTGGCGCTCGCAGGCGCGACGCGTGCGGCGTCTACAGCTCACCGCCCGGGAGGAGACCGACGTTCTCATCGCGGTCTCAGAGCAGGACGCCTCCGCGCTCGGCGCGGTCGTCGTGCCCAACGGCGTCGACGTGGACAGCTTCTCCCCCACCCCGCTTCCGGCTGCCCCGCGTGCCGTGCTGACCGCCACGTTCGACTACGCCCCGAACGTCGACGGTGCGGTGTGGTTCGTGCAGCACGTGTGGCCACGCATCCGCGCCGACGAGCCCGACGCCGAGCTCCACCTGGTCGGACGACGACCGCTTCCAGCCGTTCGCGCGCTGACGGATCTGCCGGGCGTCCACCTCCACGTCGACGTCCCGTCGGTGCACCCGCACCTGCAACAGGCGCGCGTCGCGGTCGTACCGCTGCGCCTCGGTGGCGGGACACGCGTGAAGGCACTCGAGGCGCTCGCCGCGGGACGCGTCCTGGTCGGCACCACGGTGGGCGTCGAGGGCCTCGACGTCGAGGCAGGGGTCCACGCGCTCATCGGGGACGAGCCCGAAGCGCTCGCCACGGCGGTCGTTACGGCGCTGCGCGACGACGCGCTGGCGACGCGCCTCACGGCCGCCGGTCGTGACCTGGTCGAGCGGCGCTACGGCTGGGACACGATCGGGGCGCGGTTCCTCGAGGTGCTCGAGGGACTTGTCGACGCACCCTCCGCACGATCGTGAAGCCCGAGGATCAGGCGGAGGTCGCTGCCTCACCCAGCACGCGCGCGTACGCGGACGCGGCCGCCGGCCAGGTGTGCTCGCGCGCCCGCTGCAGCCCCCGGGTGCGGGCTTCGTCGAGTGCGTCCGGATCGTCGAGGATGCGCCGCAGGACGCCCACCATCGCGTCCACGTCACCATCGGGCACGAGGTAGCCGGCACCCTCGACGAGCTCGTGGATCGCGGTGTTGTCGAACGCCACCACCGGGGTGCCGCAGGCCATCGCCTCGAGCGCGGTGAAGCCGAAGCCCTCGTAGCGGCTGGTCACGACCACGACCGCGGCGCCCCGCAGCAGCGCGGGCAGGTCCTCGACGAACCCCAGGGTGCGGAGCCCGGGACGCTCATCGAGCCGGCGACGCACGTCTGGAGCCAGCGCGCCGGCGATCCGCAGCTCGTGTGGCAAGCCCAGCCGCTGGACCCTCTGGGCGACGAGCGCCGCCTCGTCGAGTCCCTTGCGGGGATCGGGTGTGCACACCGACACCAGGTACGGCTCGCCGTCACCGACTGGCCCGTCCGGGCCGAACGGCGGGCCCACCCCGTGGGGGATCACCTCGACACGGTGCGGGTCGAGGCCGAGCAGGCGGATGCCCTCGTCGGCGGAGAAGCGAGACACCGCGACCACCCGTGCTGCCTCGTGGAGGCGCGGCGCCAGCAGACGCCACTGGCGGCGCGCGAAGCCGTAGTCGGGGTGGTGCAGCGACAGCGGCGCCAGGTCGTGCAGCGTCTGGATCCAAGGGCGGGGCGCGCGGCGTGGCGGCAAGGTGCCCGGCGACAGCAGCACGTCGTGCTCGATGCGGTCGAGGTCGCGCGGCAGGCGCAGGACGTGCTCGACCGTCCCCGCACGGATGCGACGGCGCGGGACGATCCGACGACTGGCGGTCGCGGCCGTGCCGGCCGGGACGCGCACCGCGCCATCGGGGTCGGGGCGCTGGAGCACCTCGACCGTCAGAGCCGGCTGAGCCGCCAACTCGGGCAGCAGACCATCGAGGAAGCGCCCGATGCCGCGGCGGTCGGCGCCCGGGTGCAGGTCCCATCCATCCACGAGCACGTGCACCGTCACCCCGCAACCGAGGCCCATCCGGGCACCGTTAGCATAGGCACGGTGACAGCCCACCCCGCCGACGCCGAGGCACTCGCAGACCAGCGGGCATCGGATGAAGGTCCCTCCAGGATCCCCATGACGCTGCCCGAGGCGGCCGCGCTGGCTCTCGTTGTCCTGCCCGTCCTGCTCGTCCCGGTGCTCGCCGCGGTGCACCGCATCGGCACGCCCCCGGTCGCGGTGCGCGTGCTCGGCTTCGCCCCCGACGTCGCACTGCTGCTGCTGGTGCTCGTCGGGGCGCGCGCAGCCGTGCGCGCGGGCTCGCGACCGGATCGCCTGGACCTGGTGGTGGGCGCCTACCTCGCCGTGGTGACCGTCTACGCGATCGCTGCGTTCGTCGGACCGTCGCTGGGGTGGCGGCGTCTCGCTCCCACGACCGACATCGAGCGCGTGCTCCTGTCCATGCGGGGACTGGGGGCCGGGATGGTGCTGCTGCTGGCGTGCCGGGCGCTCGGGGCGCGGGTCCGCACGCCGGTGCTGCTGTGGTGGATCATCGGCGCTGCGATCGCCCTGAGCATCGCGGGGATCATCGAGTGGCTGTGGCCGGCGGGGTGGGCGCGGGTGTTCGGCTCGGAGGGGATCGGTGTGCGGTTCATGCAGGCCGATGTCTACGGGATCGAGGAGACGGTCCTGACCGTGCACACGTTCGCAGGCGATCAGCTGCTCGTACGGGCGGGATCGCTGCTGTTCGAGTACCTGCAGCTCGGGTTCCTCCTCCTGGGTGGCCTCACCGTGGCCTTCGTGGCCATCACGCGGGAGCGTTCGCGCGCCTGGATCGCGGTCGCGGGCGTCACCCTGGGCGCGATCGTCCTCACGCTCACGCGTGCCGCGGTAGCAGCGGCGGTGCTGGCTACGGTGGCGGTCGTCGCGGCGACCCAGGACCGTGTCGCCCGGCGCCGGCTCGTCCGGCCGGCAGCGTTGGCCGCGTTGCTGATCTTGGTCCTGGCGGTGCCGACCGGCCTCGCGGCGCGGGTCGGGGCGGCCGTGACCGGGAGCGAGACCTCGACACCGATCCACCTGTCCTCGATGGAGGAGGGCGTACGCGCCATCGCGGAGCGTCCTCTCGGCCAGGGGCTCGGCGTGGGCGCCTCGGCGTCCGCCCGGGCGCCGGACGCGACCCTGCTCACCGAGAACGCGTACCTCGACGTGGGCCTGCAGACGGGGGTCCCCGGGATGGCCCTGTTCGTCGCCGCCATCGCGCTGCTCGGGATCGCGCTGTGGCGCGCGCGCGTCCGCGGACGGCTAGCGGTGATCGCCTTCGCCTGGTGGGTCGGTCTGGCCGCCGGGGCGCTGGTCCTGCACACGTGGACGATGCTCGAGACGACGTGGTTGTTCTTCACGGTCGCCGGACTGGCCTTGCCTCGGAAGGCCTGAGTCGTGGATGGCTCCGCGGCCGCCCTTCACGCACCGCGGCTCGGTCCCCTGGTGGCTGTGCTCGGCCTAACGTAGGGGAACGTCAGCGATCGTCTCCAGGGGTCCTCGATGCCAAGCCGCACCCCGTTCAAGATCATGAACCGCACCGTGAACCACTTGCTCCACGGGCTCCTGCGCTCGCCACTGCACCGGCTCATCAGCGGCAAGGTCGCGCTGCTCAGCTACGGGGGTCGCCGCACCGGGCGACGGTACACGATCCCGGTCTTCTACCGCGACAAGGGTGAACGCATCACGGTCGCCGTGGGATGGCCCGACCGCAAGGTGTGGTGGCGCAACCTCACCGGCGCCGGGGCACCGGTGCAGCTGGTGGTCCGAGGCGAGGAGGTCAGCGGGCACGCGGTCGCCACGAGAGAGGGTGACGAGGACGCCATCGTGCGCATCGACCTCGACGACGACGGACAGACCCGCCCTGGGGTGGTCCGGTGAATCGCACGGAGAACCCGGAGGCCGCGGACGAGGCCTTCGAGGCCCACGAGTGGTCGCGCGCATGCGAGCACCTGGAAGCGGCGGAGGGACGAGCAGCGCTCGACCACCGCGACCTCGCGCGGCTCGCGACCGTGCGCTACCTGCTCGGACGAGAGCTCGACAGCATCGATACGTGGGCGCGAGCATCCCGGCTCGCCCACGAACAGCAGGATCACGTCCGGGCGGCACGGTGCTGCCTCTGGGCTGGCTCGTATCGCTGAACCGAGGTGATCTGCCGGCGGGCGACCTGACCCTGAACGTGCAGGATGCGCCCCCTCGACCGTAGGGTTCCTCGGACGCGCTCGATGGCGGAGGGCACGTGGACGGATCGAAGGTCAAGCACGACCTCCAGCGCTACCTGCAGGGGGGCCGCGAGGCGCTGCTGTGGAAGCTCGAGGGCCTCTCCGAGTACGACGTCCGCCGACCGATGGTCGCGACGGGCACCAACCTCCTGGGCCTGGTCAAGCACCTGGCGACCATGGAGGCCGGCTACCTCGGCGCGGTCTTCCAACGCCCCCTCGGCGAGCCGATGCCGTGGACAGGCGAGGGGGCCGAGCCGAACGCGGACCTGTGGGCGACGGCTGACGAGTCACGGGAACGCATCGAGGACCTCTACCGACGGGTCTGGGCACACACCGACGCCACGATCGACCAGCTCGATCTGGATGCGACTGGTCGCGTGCCCTGGTGGCCGCAGGATCGCAACCCGGTCACGCTGCACCGCATCCTCGTGCACGTGATCGCGGAGACCCACCGGCACGCAGGACATGCCGACATCGTGCGAGAGCTCATCGACGGCGCCGTCGGACTGCGACCTGACAACGACAACATGGCGCCCGGCGACGCGGCGTGGTGGCAGGACTACCGCGACCGACTCGAACGCGTGGCACGGGACGCCGCGGAAGCTGATCGGCGAGCTGCCGACCGATGAACGACACGACATCCGCCACGGCCGCGAACGGTCTCGTCCGGAGAGCTCGCTGGCTCGCGTACCTCACCATCGCCTGGAACGCCGTCGAAGCGGTCGTCGCGATCGCGGCCGGAGCCGCCGCTGGCTCGCTCGCGCTGATCGGGTTCGGGATCGACTCGACCATCGAGACGATGTCGGCCCTCGTGGTCGTATGGCGACTCAACGACGTCTCCGACGACCGCGAGGAGCGGGCGCTCAAGCTCATCGCCGTGAGCTTCTTCCTCCTCGCCGCCTACATCACCGTCCAGTCGGCACGCGACCTCATCACCGGAAGTCAGGCCGAGACGTCGATCCCCGGCATCACCATCACGGCCCTCTCCCTCATCGTGATGCCGCTGCTGGCGAGGGCCAAGCAACATGTCGGCCAGCGGATGAGGAGCCGCGTCGTCCTCGCCGACGCGGTCGAGACCTGGCTGTGCACCTACCTGTCCGCGATCGTCCTGGCGGGACTGCTCCTGAACGCCACGGTCGGCTGGTGGTGGGCTGACCCGGTCGCGGCCCTCGGAGTCGCCTACCTCGCGCTGCGCGAGGGACGCGAGGCGTGGGAAGGCTGATCAGCCTCCACCCCGCTCCTGGTTGCCTACGCTCTGCCCCTCCCACGGCACCGGGAGGCCGCGTGACGTCGATCCGCCGGAGCCTGCCGCAGATCGCGACGGTCGGCACGGCGATCGTGCTCGCCGGTACCGCCGTGACCGGCGCCCACGGCCAGGATTCCGACCTCTCCGGGGTGCCGCGCGCCGACTGCGGCCCGGGATCGGAGCCCGAGACCGCCGAGCAGGGACGCGTGCCCGCCAGCGACCACGAGTCCGGTCGCGCCGACCACCCCTACACCTGCAACACCGAGATCGTCGGCCACCACGGCTCGACCGGCGGCTTCAAGGTGCACCGGTACGTGGACGCTTCGGGGACCGAGTGCGCGTACTACGACTCGACCGTGCTGCTGCCGATCAACGTGCTGAACCAGGCCAGCGACGGCGCGGGCGTCATCGTCCTCGACATGTCCGATCCCGCCAACCCCGTGGCGACGACCACGCTCGTGACACCGGCGATGCTGTCGCCGCACGAGTCCCTCGTCCTGCACGAGGGCCGGGGGCTGCTCGCCGCGGTGATGGGGACGGCAGCCAGCTACCCCGGGATCGTCGACATCTACGACGTCTCGCAGGACTGCACCCGCCCGACCCTGCTGTCCTCCACACCGGTCGGCTTCCTCGGTCACGAGTCGGGGTTCTCGCCCGACGGGATGACCTTCTGGTCGAGCTCGGAGGCGACCGCGTTCGTCGCGGCCGTGGACGTGTCCGACCCGACCCTGCCCGTCACGCTGTGGGTGGGCACCAACCCCTCGCACGGCATCACCATCAGCGAGGACGGGACCCGCGCCTACCTCACGCCGGTCGGGACGAACGCCACCCCGCCGTTCCCGACGGGTCCCGACTTCCGCAGTGGCGTGACCATCCTCGACGTCACCGACATCCAGGAGCGACGTCTCGACCCCCAACCCCAGGTCGTGTCCCAACTCACCTGGCCTGAGGCGAGCATCGCCCAGACCGCCATCCCCGTCAGCATCGACGACCACCCGTACCTGGTGGAGATCGACGAGTTCGTCCCGGTCCCGGATCTGTTCGACACGGACGGCGTTCCCGGCGCGGCGCGGATCATCGACATCGCCGACGAGACCGCTCCGAGGGTGGTGTCCAACATCCGGCTCGAGGTGCACGATCCGCAGGTCCGCGAGGCGTCGGGGCTGCGGGACGACCCCAACGGCAGCAGCGGGGTGCTCGGGTACGTCGGCCACTACTGCGCCGTGCCGCGGCGCGAGGACCCCGGGATCGTGGCGTGCAGCTTCGTGGCATCGGGACTGCGGGTGTTCGACATCCGGGACCCGCAGAACCCCCGTGAGATCGCCTACTTCAACGCCCCGCCCGACCCGGAGTCGTTCACGGGACAGGGCGGCACGGCGTTCGCGATGTCCGCCCCGGCGTTCGTGCCGGAGCGGGGCGAGATCTGGTACTCGGACGTGAACAGCGGGTTCTGGGCGATCCGCGTGACCAACGACGTGTGGCCGTTCCCCGCGGACCGTTCACCCACGGAGGGGCGGGCTCGGGACGAGTCCGCTCCGGACGCCGGTCCAGCACCCGTGAGCAGGCCCAGCACGCCGGGGACGGGCAACCCTCTACCCGCAGGCGCAGCGGCCGCGGTGCTTCTCGCGATGGGGGTGGCGGCGCGACGTGCGTCGCGGCGTGGGACGGGCCCGCAGCGGCGGGGTGGCCCGTGACCGGGGCCGTGGAGTCCGGCGGGGCGCGCGACGGCGAACGGCGGCTGCCCCGAGGCCCTGTTGCCACGGCGGCCTCCCTGGCCATGACCATCGCCGCCACGCTGGTCCTGTCGATCGTGCCTGCGGAGGGCCACCTGCCCTCCGCCGCGGACGCCTACCGGTGGGTCGACCCGCCCTCTGGGATCGCGCCGACCTCCCCGGCCGAGGCTCGTCGCGCCCAGGTACCCGCCGAAGTCTTCGCTGCCGGACGAGCCGACGTCTGGACCCCGGACCTCCAAGCCATCGTCGCACTGGGAGCGACCGCCACCGGGGGCGGGGCGGCGCACGTGAGCCTGTCCCCCATCGCCCCGGCCCGTTTGCCGGCGCTCCCCGCGTCGCTGGTGCCGAACGGCAACGCCTACCGCGTGGAGGTGTCGACGCCGGGTTGGCGGCCGGCAGGGGTCGAGCTGCGGCTGGCGACCCCGTTCCCCGCAGCATCGATGTGGTCCCTCGAAGGCGGCCGGTGGATCGAGCTCGACGGCTCGACCGGCCCGGACCGCGTGTCCGCGCCGGTTGGGGGTACCGGGGTGTTCCTGGCCGGAGCTGTGCGGACCGATGGACACGACAGCTGGTGGGCCCGCATCTCGCACGACCCGCTACGTCCCGCGCTGCTCACCGCGGCGTTGATGAGCGCGCTCCTCGGCGGCCGTCGGCGACGCTCGGCGCACCCACCCCGGGCCCGTCGAGGAGGCCAGCTCGTGACGATCCGGCTCGACTGGCCTCCTGCTTCATCGTAGGCCGTCTCGCGACGACGGTTCACGAGCCAGACTCGTGTGGGGTCGGGACATCAAGCAACAGGTCGGTCGCGATGCGCTGCACCTCTGCGCGGGTGCGCCCTCGATGGTCGGAGGCCAGGAACTGGCTGCCGATGAACACGGTGAACACCAGGAAGCAGCGGGCCTCGACCTCGTCGTCATCGGCGATGAACTGGCCGAACAGCGAGCGCAGGTAGTCCATCCGGCGGTTGTCGACCCGCCGGAGACGGTCGGCGACGGCCTCGTCGTGTCGGGCCCAGTTGCGGATGGCGAGCTCGATCCTCGGGAGCTGCTTGCTCGACGACGCGAGCGCGAACAGCCGAGCGAGCTTTGCCCGCGCTTCACCGCCGGCAGCGTCGATGTGCTCGATCACGCTATCCACGACGCTGTGCTCCCACGTGTCGAGCATCTCGTCGAGCAACGCGCGACGCCCATCGAAGTGCCAGTAGAAACCGCCCTTCGTGACCCCGAGGTCCCGCGCGAGAGCCTCGATGCGGACAGCGTCCGGCCCACCAGCGGCGACGGTGCGCAGCGCTTCCTCGATCCAGCGCGCCCGGGGCGTGCGTACGTGGGCCATGCGTCTATCCGAGGATGCGAGTTGACGGCGCCGCCGAGCGCGCTACGGTTCTTCCATACGGTACCGTATGGAAGGTCTAGGTGTGAGACTTCCGCCGAGTGCACACAGATCGCGACCATGGCGCATCCACGAGATCGCCCCTGACTTCCGACTCGAGGACGTCTGGAAGCTGCCCACTCCGGGCAGTCCCGAGGACTTCCCTCGACTGGTCGACGGCTTCGCCTCCGGTGATCCGCTGCGCAGCGATTCGTCCATGGTTCGCGCACTGTTCGCGATCCGGTGGAAGCTCGGAGACCTGCTCGGCTGGGACCGCCCGGACTCCGGCGTGCACTCACGGATGCCGACGCTCCGCGATCGCCTCCCCGAGGACCTCCGAGGTTCGGCATCTCTGGTGGAGTTCGAGACGCTGCCCTTCGCGCCGCTGTTCCTGCTCGCCGACGAGTTCGCTGCCGAGACCGCGAACCGGACGATGCACGGGATCCTGCACCTCGGATGGGTTCCCGACGCGGGGGGCGGCTACCACGGGCAGATGGCCGTCCTGGTCAAGCCGAACGGTTCCTTGGGGAGTGCGTACATGACCGCGATCAGGCCGTTCCGGTACCTGATCGTGTACCCCCAACTCTTGCGGCAGATCGAACGGACGTGGACGCAGAACGAGGTGCGAACATGACGTCCCCGCTCACGGACCACACCGCTCGGCCCCACGACAACGTGCGTGCGAACACCAGCACCGACCGCTGGACGGTACGGGGGTGCCTCCCGTTTCTCCTAGGGTGAACACCGGCCAGTGCACGGCGGGCCAGCTCACGTTCGTGAGGGTGTCCTGCTTGGTGGAGTGAGGAGACCTCGGTGCCCAGCGGGGCGTTGTTCGGCTTCATCGCGACCGGTGTGACCCTGGCCATCTTCCTCTGGTGGACGGCACGCGAACTGCGTCGGGTGGAACGCCCCGATGACGAGCCCCCGTCCTCGAAGGAGGCCGGGGTGGAGCGGTGAGCACCAAGGACCGCGCGACCCTCGAGCCACACACGACCGAGCTGTCGCGGTCGCTGTCGGAGTTCGACATCACGATGATCGGCGTCGGCGCCATGATCGGCGCTGGCATCTTCGTGCTGACCGGGATCGCCGCCGGGACCACCGGCCCGTCGTTGATGCTGGCGTTCGCCCTCAACGGCGTCGTAACCATCTTCACCGCGATGGTGTACGCCGAGCTGGGATCAGCGATCCCGGAGGCGGGCGGGGGCTACCTGTGGGTCCGTGACGCCCTGGGACGTTCCCAGAGCTTCCTGGCTGGCTGGATGTCGTGGTTCTCACACGCGGTCGCGGGCAGCCTCTACGCCTTGGGGTTCGGGGCGTTCGCCAACCTACTGGTCGAACGTGCGGGTTGGGGGCTGCCTCACATCGTCGGACTGGGCCCGGAGAAGTACGTCGGGGTGCTGATCGCCGTGGCGTTCCTCGCCATCAACTTCCGGGGAGCCTCCGAGACCGGGCTGGCGGGCAACATCGTCACGCTGGCCAAGTTGATCGTCATCGGGCTGTTCATCGGCTTCGGCCTTTTCTCCATGCTGCGGGAACCGTCCACCTCGGTCGAGCACTTCGAGCCGTTCATCCCGCGTGGGTACGGACAGATCTTCGTGGCGATGGGGATCACGTTCATCGCCTTCGAGGGCTACGAGATCATCGTTCAGGCGGGTGAGGAGGTCCGTGATCCCAAGCACAGCATCCCGCGCGCCGTCTTCAAGTCCCTGCTGATCGTCATCCCGATCTACGTCCTCGTGGCGATCACGGCCGTCGGCGCCATCGACGCTCAGGGCGATCAGGCGACCTGGCAGTTCCTCGGCGAGCAGAAGGAACTCGGTCTGGCACTGGCCGCGGACGCGTTCATGCCGTTCGGCACGGTCATCATCCTGATCGGCGGGTTGCTCTCGACGATCTCGGCACTCAACGCCACGACCTACTCCTCCACCAGGGTGGCGTTCGCGATGGGACGCGACCGGGTCCTGCCTGACGCGTTCGGCAAGGTCCACCAGCGCTTCCAGACCCCCCACATCGCCCTGGCAGCCTCCGGGTTGATCATCGTGTTCATGGTCCTGGCGATCCCGATCGAGGACGTCGCCGCAGCCGCGGACGTGATGTTCCTCCTGCTGTTCCTCCAGGTGAACTACGCCGTCATCCGCATCCGCGGCGAGTTCGGAGATCGGCTCGACTACGGCTACCTGATGCCGTTCTACCCCTGGGTGCCGATCATCGGGATCATCACCAAGGCGTTCCTGGCCGTCTACCTGTTCAACTTCTCCCCCCTCGCCTGGCTGTTCGCCGGCATCTGGATCGCCGTCGGGGCGGGCGTGTTCGTCGCCTACGCGCGCACCCGGGTGGCGTCCGAGGACCGGCCCCAGATCACCTACGAACGCAAGGCGGGCCCGCGGGAAGAGCATCCCGTGTTCGCCGCCATCGGCAACCCGCAGACCGCCGAACCGATCCTCACGATCGCAACCGCCGTCGCACGGGCGCGCGGCGTGCAGGTCGTTGCCATGCCCGTCGTACGGGTGTCCCGGCAGATCCCCATCCGCCAAGCACGCCAGCGCACGGACGAGGCCCAACCCGCCATCGACGCGATCGAGGCGTTCGCCGCCGAGGTCGACGACGTGGCGATCAACGTGGTCGTCGGTGTGGGACGCGCCATCTCCAAGACCATCGTCAGCATCGCCGAGCGAGAAGGCGCCGACCTGCTCGTCATCGGATGGCGTGGGACGGTCCACCCGGGCAACGTCCGCGGCTCGGTGGCGCAGGAGGTGCTGCGCCGCGCCCCACAGGATGTCTAC contains the following coding sequences:
- a CDS encoding amino acid permease; protein product: MSTKDRATLEPHTTELSRSLSEFDITMIGVGAMIGAGIFVLTGIAAGTTGPSLMLAFALNGVVTIFTAMVYAELGSAIPEAGGGYLWVRDALGRSQSFLAGWMSWFSHAVAGSLYALGFGAFANLLVERAGWGLPHIVGLGPEKYVGVLIAVAFLAINFRGASETGLAGNIVTLAKLIVIGLFIGFGLFSMLREPSTSVEHFEPFIPRGYGQIFVAMGITFIAFEGYEIIVQAGEEVRDPKHSIPRAVFKSLLIVIPIYVLVAITAVGAIDAQGDQATWQFLGEQKELGLALAADAFMPFGTVIILIGGLLSTISALNATTYSSTRVAFAMGRDRVLPDAFGKVHQRFQTPHIALAASGLIIVFMVLAIPIEDVAAAADVMFLLLFLQVNYAVIRIRGEFGDRLDYGYLMPFYPWVPIIGIITKAFLAVYLFNFSPLAWLFAGIWIAVGAGVFVAYARTRVASEDRPQITYERKAGPREEHPVFAAIGNPQTAEPILTIATAVARARGVQVVAMPVVRVSRQIPIRQARQRTDEAQPAIDAIEAFAAEVDDVAINVVVGVGRAISKTIVSIAEREGADLLVIGWRGTVHPGNVRGSVAQEVLRRAPQDVYVVKPPSDVATVEHVLVGVSPGIRSPDAVRAGSALARGTGAPLRLLTVRRPNQAQSGELEAHLEAARQHAIDLGVPPASTETEMLESPSALDAFEEVASPNTAFVTGASRDWMFRRTLLGQFSDAVANRLPGITIVVRPGEARALYWWRQLTDLVRRRSASRERSIGN
- a CDS encoding DUF2867 domain-containing protein, with amino-acid sequence MRLPPSAHRSRPWRIHEIAPDFRLEDVWKLPTPGSPEDFPRLVDGFASGDPLRSDSSMVRALFAIRWKLGDLLGWDRPDSGVHSRMPTLRDRLPEDLRGSASLVEFETLPFAPLFLLADEFAAETANRTMHGILHLGWVPDAGGGYHGQMAVLVKPNGSLGSAYMTAIRPFRYLIVYPQLLRQIERTWTQNEVRT
- a CDS encoding TetR/AcrR family transcriptional regulator, with amino-acid sequence MAHVRTPRARWIEEALRTVAAGGPDAVRIEALARDLGVTKGGFYWHFDGRRALLDEMLDTWEHSVVDSVIEHIDAAGGEARAKLARLFALASSSKQLPRIELAIRNWARHDEAVADRLRRVDNRRMDYLRSLFGQFIADDDEVEARCFLVFTVFIGSQFLASDHRGRTRAEVQRIATDLLLDVPTPHESGS
- a CDS encoding cation transporter — translated: MNDTTSATAANGLVRRARWLAYLTIAWNAVEAVVAIAAGAAAGSLALIGFGIDSTIETMSALVVVWRLNDVSDDREERALKLIAVSFFLLAAYITVQSARDLITGSQAETSIPGITITALSLIVMPLLARAKQHVGQRMRSRVVLADAVETWLCTYLSAIVLAGLLLNATVGWWWADPVAALGVAYLALREGREAWEG
- a CDS encoding DinB family protein — encoded protein: MDGSKVKHDLQRYLQGGREALLWKLEGLSEYDVRRPMVATGTNLLGLVKHLATMEAGYLGAVFQRPLGEPMPWTGEGAEPNADLWATADESRERIEDLYRRVWAHTDATIDQLDLDATGRVPWWPQDRNPVTLHRILVHVIAETHRHAGHADIVRELIDGAVGLRPDNDNMAPGDAAWWQDYRDRLERVARDAAEADRRAADR